From Echinicola jeungdonensis, the proteins below share one genomic window:
- a CDS encoding glycoside hydrolase family 43 protein: protein MKKSLFGLLLFFAASFQLFAQTDEVYLFSYFMGNGEDGLHLAYSEDGLKWKALIDNKSVLAPTAGGDKLMRDPCIIKGGDGKFHMVWTVSWNEKGIGYASSEDLVNWSEQQFIPVMAHEEGARNTWAPEIFYDDKKDRYMIFWASTIKGLYPETQDTLESGYNHRMYYTTTKDFKKFSKTKLFYEPGFNVIDATIIPHDGEYVMFVKDETRTPPAKNIRITKSDKLTQGYPAAGEPITGDYWAEGPTPLMVGKRCILYFDKYREHQMGAVASTDMKNWKDISDQIHFPNGTRHGTAFKVTREEFKRLNKLLAEQ, encoded by the coding sequence ATGAAGAAATCATTATTCGGATTATTACTTTTTTTCGCGGCAAGTTTTCAATTATTTGCCCAAACGGATGAAGTGTATCTTTTCTCCTATTTTATGGGCAATGGGGAAGATGGATTACATCTCGCCTACAGTGAAGATGGCCTCAAATGGAAAGCATTGATTGATAATAAAAGTGTACTTGCCCCAACTGCAGGAGGAGACAAATTGATGCGAGATCCTTGTATCATCAAAGGCGGGGATGGAAAATTCCATATGGTATGGACTGTAAGCTGGAATGAAAAGGGAATTGGCTATGCCTCTTCAGAGGATTTGGTAAACTGGTCCGAACAACAATTTATTCCGGTAATGGCCCATGAAGAAGGTGCCAGAAACACCTGGGCACCTGAAATCTTTTATGATGATAAAAAAGACAGGTATATGATTTTCTGGGCCAGTACAATTAAAGGGCTTTATCCCGAAACCCAGGATACCTTGGAAAGTGGTTATAACCACAGAATGTATTATACCACTACCAAGGATTTCAAAAAATTCAGCAAAACAAAATTATTTTATGAACCAGGCTTTAACGTAATTGATGCTACCATCATCCCTCATGATGGAGAATATGTCATGTTTGTTAAGGACGAAACCCGCACTCCGCCTGCCAAGAATATTAGGATTACAAAAAGCGATAAACTGACACAAGGATATCCTGCAGCAGGTGAACCCATTACTGGAGATTATTGGGCAGAAGGGCCTACTCCATTAATGGTAGGTAAGCGTTGCATCCTTTATTTTGACAAATACCGGGAACACCAAATGGGCGCGGTGGCCTCAACAGATATGAAAAACTGGAAGGACATTTCGGACCAAATCCATTTTCCTAATGGAACCCGACATGGTACAGCTTTTAAAGTAACAAGGGAAGAATTCAAGCGACTGAATAAGTTACTGGCGGAACAATAA
- a CDS encoding glycoside hydrolase family 43 protein, giving the protein MKLKHFLLTALITGAATYSQAQSKIEAVEPPVPGNPVITEKYTADPAAIVHNDTVFLYAGHDQAPPRKEFYEMHEWLIYSSTDMVNWEERAAVNVKETFSWAKDDAWAAEVIEKDGKFYWFVTVTHNEIHGKAIGIAVSDNPVGPWKDALGHALITNDMTTDTKISWDDIDPTVFIDDDGSAHLFWGNTICYYAKLKDNMIELDSDIQYIDLPNFTEAPWVHKKGDYYYLSYAYKFPEKTAYAMSKSIEGPWKFKGILNEVAGNSNTNHQAIIEYKGKDYFIYHNGSIPNDGGSFRRSVCVDYLYYNPDGTLKRVQMTTEGVDPAE; this is encoded by the coding sequence ATGAAACTAAAACACTTCCTTTTAACTGCTCTTATCACAGGAGCTGCAACTTATTCCCAAGCACAAAGCAAAATTGAAGCGGTAGAACCACCAGTACCCGGCAATCCAGTTATTACTGAGAAATATACAGCAGATCCAGCAGCCATTGTTCATAATGATACTGTATTTCTTTATGCAGGTCATGATCAGGCCCCTCCAAGAAAAGAGTTTTATGAAATGCACGAATGGCTGATTTATTCCTCTACTGATATGGTCAACTGGGAGGAAAGAGCTGCTGTCAATGTCAAAGAAACTTTCTCCTGGGCAAAAGATGATGCTTGGGCAGCAGAGGTAATCGAAAAAGACGGAAAATTCTATTGGTTTGTCACCGTAACCCACAATGAAATCCATGGAAAAGCCATTGGTATCGCTGTTTCTGACAACCCGGTTGGTCCATGGAAAGATGCCTTAGGACATGCCCTGATTACCAATGACATGACCACGGATACCAAAATCAGCTGGGATGATATCGACCCAACCGTTTTTATTGATGATGATGGTTCCGCTCATCTTTTCTGGGGCAATACCATTTGTTATTATGCAAAATTAAAGGACAATATGATCGAATTGGATAGTGATATCCAATACATTGACCTTCCCAACTTTACTGAAGCCCCATGGGTGCATAAAAAAGGCGACTATTATTACCTTTCATATGCTTACAAATTCCCTGAAAAAACAGCCTATGCCATGAGCAAGAGCATTGAAGGCCCTTGGAAATTTAAGGGCATCCTCAATGAGGTAGCCGGAAACTCTAATACCAACCATCAGGCTATCATTGAATATAAAGGAAAAGATTACTTCATCTATCACAATGGAAGTATTCCAAATGATGGAGGAAGCTTTAGAAGATCTGTTTGTGTAGATTATCTGTATTACAACCCTGATGGCACTTTAAAAAGGGTTCAAATGACCACTGAAGGTGTAGATCCAGCAGAATAA
- a CDS encoding NUDIX domain-containing protein has product MKSIYPEPTVSAIIFNPKNEILLCKSAKWNNQYVIPGGHIEKGEKMEEALIREVKEETELDIYDLQLASVQESVNSDHFEEMRHFIFIDYTCKTDQYEVKLNDEADGFVWVALEKLFDYDLGGFVRPFFEEWLKGKNSDYCKPIYYGYAKK; this is encoded by the coding sequence ATGAAATCCATATATCCAGAACCCACCGTAAGCGCCATTATCTTTAATCCAAAAAATGAAATTTTGCTTTGCAAATCTGCTAAGTGGAATAATCAATACGTTATTCCCGGTGGGCATATTGAAAAGGGAGAAAAAATGGAGGAGGCCCTAATAAGGGAAGTGAAAGAGGAAACGGAGTTGGATATTTATGACCTCCAATTGGCCAGTGTTCAGGAGAGTGTGAATTCAGATCATTTTGAAGAAATGCGGCATTTTATCTTCATTGATTATACCTGCAAAACAGATCAGTATGAAGTTAAGTTAAATGATGAAGCAGATGGGTTTGTTTGGGTTGCACTTGAAAAATTGTTTGATTATGATCTGGGAGGATTTGTTCGGCCTTTTTTTGAGGAGTGGTTAAAGGGAAAAAATTCCGATTATTGTAAACCAATTTATTATGGTTATGCAAAAAAATAA